CGAAGTCGATGCGGTGAAGATCACGCGGCCATAGTTTTGCTCGCGCAGGTGGGGCCAGGCGGCGCGGGTGACCTTGTAGGCGCCTTCGACGTGGACGCGGTAAACCAGATCCCAGTCGCTGTCGTCCATTTTGTGGAAGGTCTTGTCCCGCAGGATGCCGGCGTTGTTCACCACGACATCGACACGACCGAATGTATCGAGGGCATTCTGGACAATTTTGTCACCGTCGGTGACGGAGTCATGGTTAGCCTCTGCGGTACCGCCCGCTTCACGAATTTGCGCGACCACACGATCGGCTGCCGAGGCATTGGCGCCTTCGCCCTGAGCCGAGCCGCCGAGATCATTGACCAGCACTTTGGCGCCCTGTTTTGCGAACAGTAACGCATGCGCCCGACCCAAGCCGCCGCCCGCACCGGTGACGATCACCACTTTATCTTCGAAGCGCACAGACTCATTCATGGGGAACTCCAGCAGGCCAGGGGACAATGAGTGCGAGTGTCAGCCACGGGGCTGCCGGTCACAATGAACACGGGGGCGGCTGAATGGTGCGCGATAAGGCAGCGGGATAGTCAGGAACACGCCAACTTGAGCGGCGGTGAAATTAACTGGTCGCGAAACTCCAGGTAGTGCTCGAGCACCTGCGCCGGCGCTTCGATCTGCGGGTAGTGGCCGATCTCAGGCAGCAGGACGGTGTCCGGGTCGGGAATCAGTTGCCGATAGCGCGCCACCATGTGCGCGCCGGAAACCGGATCGACCTCGCCATCGATGACCCGCAACGGCACCTCGCCACGCTGCATGGCGCTGACCCAACGTTCACGCTGGACACGGCGCTGCGGGATATAGCTGATCAATTTGTGCATGATCCGTTGCCCGCGATTGCTGTCGACCAGGCTCCAGAAATCATCCAGTTCACTTTCCGTGGGCCGGGTCTTCGGACCGAACACCTGCTGAAAACTCTTCACCAGCGCGTCACGGGTAAAGGCTCGCCCGATCATCCAGCCCAAGGGGCTGAGCAGGAGTTTTTGCATCAACACCGGGCGATGGGTTTCAGGGAACAGCCCGCCATTGAGAAACACGCAACTGGCGATATCAGCGCGCGCTTCATAGTGCCGGGCCAACAATTCCTGGGCCACGCTGTCGCCATAATCGTGCGCCAACACGTGAACGGGGTGCTCAACGTTCAGATGCGCCAATAAAGCCTGTTGCAGATCGGCCTGTTCCAGCAGGCTGTAGTCGTGGTTCACCGGTTTGGCCGAATCGCCGAAGCCGAGCATGTCGCAGGCAATCACCCGATAGCGCTGCGCCAGCGGTTGCCACAGGTAATGCCAGTCCCAACTGGCGGTCGGGAAGCCATGGATCAGCAGCAGCGGCTCGCCCTGCCCCGCAGCCCAATAGCGGATAGTCTGATCACGGAATACGAACGTCTGGCTGCGTTTGCGCCAGACACGCAGAGGAATCTCGGCGAGGGCCATTTAGAGTTTATAACCCGGGGCTTGTTTATCGAGTTTGCGCAGCAGCGCCGGCCAGGCCAGCGCGCCGCCCATCCCTTGAGCACTTTTGGTGACACCGGCGATCATCGCCTTGGCGCCCGCCAGAATCTGCGGCTCGATGGCGATCAGCTCCGCACCACCGTTCTGCGCCAGCACCTGAATCTCGCAGGCGCGCTGAAAGGTAAACATCATCAGGAACGTGTCGGCGATGGTGCCGCCACAGGTCAGCAGACCGTGGTTGTGCAGCATCAGGAAATTGTTTTCTCCAAGGTCGGCTTGCAGTCGCGCCTTTTCTTCATGGTTCAGCGCAACACCTTCATAGGCGTGATAAGCCAGGCTGGACAGGACGAACAAGGACTGCTGACTGATCGGCAAGATGCCCTGCTTTTGCGCCGATACCGCCACCCCCGCCGCAGTGTGGGTGTGCAATACACACGCGACGTCATGACGGACTTCATGCACGGCGCTGTGGATGGTGTAACCCGCCGGGTTGATCTCGTAAGGGCTGTCCATCAACTTGTTGCCGGCCTGATCGACCTTGACCAGGCTCGACGCGGTCATTTCATGGAACATCAGCCCGAACGGGTTGATCAAGAAGTCTTCAGTGCCCGGCACTTTGGCGGAAATATGCGTGAAGATCAGGTCGTCCCAGCCATGCAGGGCGACCAGACGATAACAGGCAGCCAGATCGACGCGGGCCTGCCATTCGGCGGCACTGACTTTGTCTTTGATGCTGTGTGGCGATTGGACGGGGGCTACGCTCACGGCAAGAATTCCCTTTTTATTCTTCTGGTTTTTTATTGTTTTTTGCTGCGTTACAGCAGTCTAGTCAGCCCTCGGACTTCGGGTAGTTGCATTGGCAGCCAGCTTGATGGCCGAGCGAGTCAGTGCGCGGGTGAGTCTGGATCCATGTCGAAGCATCGCCGCCAATAAAAACGCGAGCGGCTGGTCAGCCCCGCAAAACGCTGACCAGTTCCGCCAGCCAAGGCTCAGCGTCGGTTTCCGGCGTCACGGTTTCGCTGGCGTCCAGGCGCAGCATCGGCAGGACTTCGCGCACGCCCAGTTCGCCGAACAACTCACGCATTTGCTCACCGCCGCCGCAGAACGTATCGCCATAACTGGAGTCGCCCAAACCGATCACCGCGCCCGGCAAACCACGCCAGGCGGCGGGCAATTGATCGCGGATGGCGAAATACAGCGGTTGCAGGTTGTCCGGCAACTCGCCCATACCGGTGGTCGAGGTCACCGCCAGAAATGCTTCGGGGCCAAATGCCAGAACATCGGCGAGTGTCGCGCGTGGGTTATGCCAGATTTCAAAACCGGCGGCGTTCAAAATACTTGCAGCGTGACGGGCGACTTCTTCAGCCGTGCCGTACACCGAGCCGGAAAGGATGGCGACTTTCATCAATCTGATCCTGAATCTAAATAAAAGTAGGAGATATTAACAGCACCGTCCTCATTGATCTTTTAGAATGCAACGTATCAATCCATATGCAAAGGACTCTGCGATGATCAATGCCTCTCTGCTGCACATGGTGATCGACGCGTCCAACGACGGCATCGTGATTGCTGAAAAGGAAGGCGAGCAAGACAACATCCTGATTTACGTAAACCCGGCGTTCGAACGCCTGACCGGTTATAGCAGCGAAGAAATCCTCTACCAGGATTGCCGCTTTTTGCAGGCAGGAGACCGGGATCAGGCAGCCCTCGCCTCGATTCGGCAGGCGTTGGGCAGTGGTGGCTCCTGCCGGGAAATCCTCAGGAATTACCGCAAGGACGGCACCCCGTTCTGGAATGAACTGTCGCTTTCCACGGTAAAAAACCCGCACGACGGGCAGACCTATTTCGTCGGGGTGCAGAAAGACGTCACGGTTCAGGTCAAGGCGCAGCAGCGAGTCGCGCAGCTGGAAGCGCAATTGGCCGAGGCACAGGCAGAAATTGTCGCACTCAAAGCGACGAACGGCTCAAACCAATCAGCGAATTAGTGGTCATTTACTACAATCACCGATGACTTTGTAATTATTCCTTTCGAGCAAAATCATGCAGCGCGACGCACTCCTGACGCAGGATGAGCTGGATTTTATCCAGAACATGCAACACAACCCGCAACTCAATGTGCGGGATGCGACGTCGAGCCTGCTCGTCAACGGTGGTTCGCAGATTCGTGATTTGCTCACACGCCTGGCCGCTCATGAACAAGTCACCATCCAGGCCACTTTCGAAAATCAGCAAATGACCTTCCCGCTGCACTTGGTGGAAGATGAATTTCACGCAATGCATCTACGCCTCGGCGTCCCCAGCATCTATGAAGACGGACCGATGATTCGGCCATGGCGCCTGGCGCTCGAAGAGCCCGTGGCGCTGGAAAATGCCAAGGGGCAACCCGGCACGATGTGGGTGCATGAAATATCGTTCAAAGGGGTGTTGCTGGAAGTTCGCAACAAGACCAAGGCGCCAAAGCACTTCGCGTTGTGGTTCAGCCCGTCAGGCTATGAGCGGATTGCGTTGCGCGGCACCTTTGAGCGTGAAACCGAGCAGGGTTTCTACGCCTATGAGTTGAGCCAGAGCGACACGGACGAAACCGAACGTCTGCGTCAGTACATCCTTCAGCAACATCGCCTGACCCATCCCGCACTGCATATCTGATCTCTGCGTCTACCTACGTTCAGGTATCCAGGTTTCCCGCCAGGAACTGTTTCAGACGCTGGCGCATTAACACTCCCTCGTTTCCCAGACAACCGACCGATGATCCGGCCAGGCTCTCCTGTGCCAGGTCCGATGCATCCCCGGCCAGCAACACCTGACAATCCAGGCTCATGGCCAAGCGTTTCAAACGTCGAGGCAATTCGCCGGCCGGCGCGTGATTGGAAACCAGCACCAGTGCCTTGGGCCTGATCTTCTCACAGACCAGGATCAACTCGTCGAAAGGCTGACCGATCGCCAACAACTGAATAGCCGAATCGACACTGCTCAGATACAGCGCCGTGACCAGCACATCGAGCTCACGACATTGATCGGCCAGGGCGCAGACAATCACACGTCGCGGTTGCATGACTCGCACCAGCAGCAGGCGTTGCAACACTCGAGAACGTAGAAAACCATCCAGAAAAAGCCATTCGCTGGTCTGACCGAACGCGTCATGGCGTTGTAGCAATAGCTTCCAGACCGGAATCAGAATGTCCTGAAATACCACCGTCAGCGGGTAACTGGAAAAAATCTGACCGTAGACTTGCTCCAGTTGAACTTCGTCAAAAACACTCACCGCCGCCTTGACCTGCTGCTGCCATTGGCCGTAGTCGGCTTGAACGAATTCGTTGGGGATGACCTGCGCCAGCACCTTGAGCGGTTCGGTCTTGGCCAGTATCTTGCCGACCTTGCTGACCGCGACGCCGCGTTCTATCCAGCCGAGGATGCTGTGAACACGCTCGATATCGGTCATCGAATACAAACGGTGCCCGCTTTCGGTGCGCGTGGGTTGTATCAGACCGTATCGCCGTTCCCATGCGCGGAGCGTGACCGGATTCACCCCCCGTCAGGCGCGCTACCTCACGAATCGGAAACAGCTCTTCTCGAATCAGGGAGGTGATGGGTGGCAACCCAGGCGCAACATCAGTCAGCACAGGCATTCGATGTCCACATATGAATTGGATCCCATTTTAAACCTCATATTCCATGAGAATTCAAGACGTTGATCTGCGACGAACGTCGCTGACGTTATCAGCAAAATCAGGAATAATCCTTGCTTGTTCCGAGACGCAGCCCACCACCCCGGCGTTGTGTCCAGCGAAAGCTCCTACCCGGAGCGACGCATTTGTAATACGGAGATACAAAATGTCTACCTCCCCCGTCACGCTGATGGTTGCGCGCCGCGTCGCCAATGGGCGTTATCAGGACCTCATGGCCTGGTTACGCGAAGGCGAACAACTGGCCACCGACTTCCCCGGTTACCTCGGCTCCGGCGTGCTCGCTCCGCCGCCCGACGATGACGAATTCCAGATTATCTTCCGCTTCGCCGACGAGCAGACCATGCACGCCTGGGAGCATTCCGCATCGCGCACTGCCTGGCTGGGACGCGGCAGTGATCTGTTTGCCAACCCGTCAGAACATCGGGTCAGTGGCATCGATGGCTGGTTCGGTGCGGTCGGTCAACGTCCACCACGCTGGAAACAGGCTGTGGCCATCTGGCTGGCGTTCTTTCCGGTGTCCCTGTTGTTCAACTTTGTATTGGGGCCTCTACTGGCTGAGACAGGTTTGCTGACCCGCGTGTTTGTCAGCACCCTGTGCCTGACACCATTGATGGTGTATTTCTTTATTCCGCTCTCGACTCGTCTGCTGGCCGGCTGGCTGCATACCCCCCCGCAACGACCGTTGCCCGGGGAACCATCCACTCAAAATCAGTAACCCCTGAGCGAGGCTTGCCCGCGAAGAACGATGACGCGGTTTGACAGATAGACCGAGTCGTTCCCTTCGCGGGCAAGCCTCGCTCCTACAAAGGCAAGGCCATCGCAGGACGTAGGTGAACAACTCCCGTCGCTGGTATAGTTTTGCTCTTACCGCGACGCGAGCCGTTCATGACCTCTACCGCAGCCCCAATCCTCATCACCGGTGCCGGCCAGCGTGTCGGCCTGCACTGTGCGCAGCGTTTGCTCGAAGACGGCCATCCGGTCATTTTCAGCTACCGCAGCGAACGGCCTGGTGTGCAAGCCCTGCGCGATCTGGGGGCGACCGCGGTGTTTGCGGATTTTTCCAGCGAGACCGGAATCCTCGCGTTCATCGGCGAACTGAAAAACCACACCGACAGTTTGCGGGCGATTGTCCATAACGCCTCCGAATGGCTGGCCGAAACCCCGGGCACCGAGGCCGCAGCCTTCACCCAAATGTTCAGCGTGCACATGCTGGCGCCTTACCTGATCAACCTGCACTGTGCCGACTTGCTCAAACGCTCGAGCCCCGCCGACATCGTGCACATCAGCGATGACGTGACCCGCAGGGGCAGCAGCAAGCACATCGGCTACTGTGCCAGCAAAGCCGGGCTCGACAGCCTGACCCTGTCCTTTGCCGCGAAATACGCGCCCGGCATCAAGGTCAACGGTATCGCCCCAGCCCTGCTACTGTTCAATCCCGACGACGACGCGGCATATCGCGCCAGGGTTCTGGCCAAATCGGCACTGGGCATCGAGCCCGGCAGCGAAGTGATTTACCAGAGCCTGCGCTATCTGCTCGACAACCCTTATGTCACCGGCACGACCCTGACCGTCAACGGCGGACGGCACGTCAAATAAGCCGCTCCCGCGAGGATGTCCCATGACGTTATTCCTGCCTCAAAACACCCTGTCCCAGAGCTATCGCGAGATCCTGATCGGCCTCGGTGAAAACCCCGACCGCGAAGGACTGCAAGACACCCCGGTTCGCGCCGCCAAGGCGATGCAATACCTGTGTCATGGTTACGAGCAAAGTGTCGAAGAAATCGTCAACGGCGCACTGTTTGCCTCCGACAACGATGAAATGATCATCGTCGACAACATCGAGCTGTACTCGCTTTGTGAACATCACATGCTGCCCTTCATCGGCAAGGCTCATGTGGCTTATATTCCAACGGGCAAGGTGCTGGGCCTGTCGAAGATTGCACGGCTTGTGGATATGTTCGCCCGCCGACTGCAAATCCAGGAAAACCTCACCCGGCAAATCGCCGACGCCGTGCAGCAAGTGACCGACGCCGCCGGTGTCGCGGTGGTCATCGAAGCCCAGCACATGTGCATGATGATGCGCGGCGTCGAAAAACAGAATTCGACCATGAACACCTCGGTGATGCTCGGCGCCTTCCGCGAGTCGAGCAACACCCGCCAGGAGTTCCTGCAATTGATTGGACGGAGCAAGTAGCAATGCCACAACTTCAACCAGGAATGGCACGCATCCGGGTCAAGGACCTGTGTTTGCGAACTTTCATCGGGATCAACGAGGACGAAATCCTCAACAAGCAGGATGTGCTGATCAACCTGACCATCCTGTATGCCGCCCAGGATGCAGTGCGTGACAACGATATCGATCACGCGTTGAATTACCGCACCATCACCAAGGCGATCATCGCCCACGTGGAGGGCAATCGCTTTGCCCTGCTCGAACGCCTGACCCAGGAATTGCTGGACCTGATCATGGTCAACGAGTCGGTGCTGTACGCCGAAGTCGAAGTCGACAAGCCCCATGCCTTGCGCTTCGCCGAGTCGGTATCGATTACCCTGGCCGCAAGCCGCTGACCGCGTCTGGCGCATCGGTCGCCAGGCTTCTATCATCCGCGCCACGATTTGATTGCACAGAGCCCATCATGAACGATCAACAACGCCTGGAACTTGAAGCCGCCGCCTTTCGCCGGCTGGTTGCCCACCTGGACAGCCGCAAGGACGTGCAGAACATCGACCTGATGAACCTCTCGGGTTTCTGCCGCAACTGCCTGTCCAAGTGGTACAAGGCCGCCGCCGATGAACGCCAGATCGACGTCAGCCTCGACGAAGCCCGCGAAGTGGTTTACGGCATGCCGTACGCCGAGTGGAAAGCCCAATACCAGAAAGAAGCCAGCGCCGACCAGCAAGCGGCGTTCGCCAAAGGAAAACCCAATGAGTGATTTGAACACCCTGCGCGCCAGCCTCAAGAGCGGCGAACATGCTTTCGCCGATACCCTGGCATTCATCGCTGCCGGTTACGACTATCAGCCCCAGTCGTTCAATAACGGCGGCGTGGAAAACGCCGCAGGGCAGAACGAAGGTTCGTGCAAGACCCTGGGTCTGGCATTGCTGGAAGGCCTGAGCGATGAAGAAGCGCTGTTGGCATTTGGCGAGCATTACCGCTCGGTGGTTGCGACGCCGGAAGGCAGCGATCACGGCAATATCCGGGCGCTGATTACCCATGGTCTGGCGGGAGTGAAGTTCGCGCAGCAGCCGCTGACTCGCCGCTGACTGAAGCCCGCCTGTGGCGCCATCGATCGGTATCAGGGCACATCCCGACTTTTAAGATTGACCCGGCAACTTTATTTCGTTTGCCGGGCACCTCTGCTCGCGGCTTAGATAAAAAGAAGCATCCCTTCTTCTGAGTCCGGTATCCATGAGCAGCGAAAACATCAGTCGGTCAATCAACATCGTTCATCCCGTCACGCTCAGCCACGGTAAAAACGCCGAGGTCTGGGACACCGACGGCAAACGCTACATCGATTTTGTCGGTGGTATCGGCGTGCTGAACCTCGGTCATTGCCATCCGCGCATCGTCGAGGCCATTTGCGAACAGGCCACCCGACTGACCCACTACGCGTTCAACGCCGCCCCGCATGTGCCTTACCTCGAACTCATGGATCGCCTGACGGCGTTTATTGCGGTGGATTACCCGGTCAGCGGCATGCTCACCAACAGCGGCGCGGAAGCGGCGGAAAACGCCCTGAAGATCGTCCGTGGCGCTACCGGGCGCACGGCAGTCATCGCCTTCGACGGCGCCTTTCACGGCCGTACGCTCGCCACCCTCAACCTCAACGGCAAAGTCGCGCCCTACAAACAGAAAGTCGGTGTGCTGCCTGGGCCGGTGTTTCACCTGCCCTTCCCCAGCAAAGACAATGACGTGACCTGCGCCGAGGCCCTGAAAGCCATGGAACGGCTGTTCAGCGTCGAGATCGATGTTGATGACGTGGCCTGTTTTATCGTCGAACCGGTGCAGGGCGAGGCGGGTTTCCTGGCGATGGACGTGGAATTTGCCCAGGCGCTGCGACGCTTCTGTGATGACAAAGGCATCCTGCTGATCGCCGATGAAATCCAGTCCGGCTTCGGCCGCACCGGCCAGCGGTTTGCGTTCTCGCGACTGGGCATTGAACCGGACCTGATCCTGCTGGGCAAAAGCATTGCCGGCGGCGTGCCGCTGGGTGCGGTTGTCGGGCGCAAGTCGCTACTCGACAACTTGCCCAAGGGCGGATTGGGCGGTACCTATTCGGGCAATCCCATCGCCTGCGCCGCCGCGTTGGCGACCCTGGACGAAATGACTGACACGCATCTGCACGCCTGGGGCACGCAACAGGAAGAGGCGATTGTCAGCCGCTACGAATCCTGGCGAGCCCGCGAACTGTCACCGTATCTGGGCCGCTTGACCGGCGTCGGTGCCATGCGCGGCATCGAGCTGATCAATACCGACGGCACACCGGCCTCGGCGCAACTGACACAACTGCTGGCTCTCGCGCGCGATTCGGGTTTGCTGCTGATGCCCAGCGGCAAGTCGCGACACATCATTCGGCTGCTGGCGCCATTGACCACTGAGGCCGCCGTGCTGGAGGAAGGGCTGGATATCCTTGAGGCATGCCTGGCGAAGCTTTCCTGAACCGCAAACTGCGATCCGGGACTGACGTAGCGAATTATGTTCGCTTGTAGTCCCCGATTTTGCGTCGCAATACTCACCAGATACACCTAACGCTGATCGGTTAAGACGAACCGGACTCGTAGGAGCCAGGCTTGCCGGCGAAGGCGTCCTCAAGATCGCCTTCGCCGGCAAGCCTGGCTCCTACAAAAGCATCTACCAAATACCCCTTTTATCTAGCGAGATCACTACCACCTACAAGCCTGAGGCAGTCATGTATCACGACAATATAATTTATAAGAAAAAGTCCAATGATCCTCAGTTCCTGCTTGGCGTAGCCGTGGTGCTGTTCCTCGGTTCCTACCTGATGAACCTGGGTAACAGCGCCCTCAGTCATTTCCTGCATCCGCTGTTGGGCAATGCCCCGGACGGCCTGACCGCTCGCAATATCGCCATCGGTCTGGCGATTGCCACACTGGGCACGCTGAACTTCCACGTCCTCGGGCGCTTGAAGTTCAAGGTGCAGACCACCGTGGTCTGGATCGAATTGCTGATCCTGTTCCTGGCCTTCTTCGACACGTTCGACCTCTCCTACAGCTTCATCCTCGACAAGATCGGTTTCCTGATCATCCAGGGTGCTGCCACCACGCTGTACATCTCCGCCATCGCGATTGTGATTGCCTTCGTGCTGGCGTTGATCGGTGCCGTGGCCAAGCTGTCGAACAATGGCTTGGCCAATGCCATCGCCTCGTTTTACACGTCGTTCTTCCGCGGTGTTCCGCTGCTGATCCAGATCTATCTGATTTACCTGGGACTGCCGCAACTGGGCTACGTGGTCGACGCGGTGCCGGCCGGCATCCTGGCATTGTCGCTGTGCTACGGCGCCTACATGACAGAGATTTTCCGTGCGGGTATCCAGAGTATTCCGGTGGGCCAGTGGGAAGCCTCACGGGCGCTGGGCATCAACCCGTTCAAGACCCTGAGCCGGGTGATCATGCCGCAAGCCTTGCGGGTGATTATCCCGCCCACCGGCAACCAGTTCATCGCCATGCTCAAGGACAGTTCGCTGGTGTCGGTGATCGGCGTCTGGGAACTGATGTACCTGGCCAAGACCCAGGGCCGTGCGGACTTTCGCCACCTGGAAATGCTGATCACCGCCGCCATGATCTACTGGGCCCTGTCGTTCATCCTTGAACGGGTGCAGGCGCGAATCGAAAAACGGGTCAACCGATCCATTGCAAGGGGTTGATGCGTGATGACTCGAACCAATACCGCTGAACGACTCGACCTGGCACCTGCTGCGCAGACCAGCCCCTCGATGATTTCCATCACTGGCCTGAACAAGTGGTATGGCAATTTTCACGCCTTGCGCGATGTCGACCTGAACGTCGCCACGGGTGAAATTCTGGTGGTGTGCGGGCCATCGGGCTCGGGCAAGTCGACGATGATTCGTTGCATCAACCACCTGGAGAACTTCCAGAAAGGCCACATTCAAGTCAACGGCATCACCCTCACCAGCGAGGCAGACAGTGTCAGTGCCGTACGCCGGGAGATCGGCATGGTGTTCCAGAGTTTCAACCTGTTCCCGCACTTGAGCGTGATGGACAACCTGACCCTGGCCCCGCAACTGGTGCAAGGCGTGTCGTCTGCCGAGGCGAAAAAGCGCGCACAGGTTTATCTGGAGCGCGTGCGAATTGCCGAGCATGCGCACAAATACCCGTCGCAATTGTCCGGCGGTCAGCAGCAGCGAGTGGCGATTGCGCGAGCGCTGTGCATGAACCCCAAAGTCATGTTGTTCGACGAGCCGACCTCGGCGCTGGACCCGGAAATGGTCCACGAAGTGCTGGACGTGATGGGCGAGTTGGCCACCGACGGCATGACCATGATTTGCGTGACCCACGAAATGGGTTTTGCCAGCAAGGTCGCCGACCGCGTGCTGTTCATGGACCAGGGCCAGGTCATCGAACAAGCCACCCCTGACGAATTTTTCAACAACCCGCAGACCGAACGCGCGCAGCAATTCCTGTCGCAAATCATCGGTCACTGAGAACTGCTTTACCCCGCATAACAATAACGAGAAGTGGAGATGAACATGCTCAGTAAAAAACACGTACTAACTCTCGCAGCCACCCTGTCGCTGTTGTTCGTCGGCGCCGCCAACGCCGGAGCCGTACTGGACAAAATCCAAAGCAGCAAAACCATGACCGTCGCCACTTCGGCAACCTGGCCACCCCAGGGTTTTATCAACGACAAGAATGAAATCGACGGGTTCGACATCGACGTTTCCAAGGAGATCGCCAAGCGTCTCGGCGTCTCGGTCAAGTTCATCACCCCCGACTGGGACGTGATCACCGCCGGCAAGTGGAACGGGCGCTGGGACATGTCCGTGGGCTCGATGACCGCCACCAAAAGTCGCGCACGGATCCTCGACTTTCCCGCGACCTATTACTACGTGCCCTACGTGTTTGCAGTTCACAACAAATCCACACTCACCGACCACAAAGCCCTCAATGGCAAGACGATCGGTGTCGAAGGCGGCACCACTTCCGAGGATTACCTGAACCAGGCGCTGGCCATCGAAGCGACGGACATGCCGCCCGTCGCCTACGACGTA
This genomic stretch from Pseudomonas wuhanensis harbors:
- a CDS encoding HopJ type III effector protein encodes the protein MSDLNTLRASLKSGEHAFADTLAFIAAGYDYQPQSFNNGGVENAAGQNEGSCKTLGLALLEGLSDEEALLAFGEHYRSVVATPEGSDHGNIRALITHGLAGVKFAQQPLTRR
- a CDS encoding DUF1244 domain-containing protein, translated to MNDQQRLELEAAAFRRLVAHLDSRKDVQNIDLMNLSGFCRNCLSKWYKAAADERQIDVSLDEAREVVYGMPYAEWKAQYQKEASADQQAAFAKGKPNE
- a CDS encoding class II aldolase/adducin family protein, with product MSVAPVQSPHSIKDKVSAAEWQARVDLAACYRLVALHGWDDLIFTHISAKVPGTEDFLINPFGLMFHEMTASSLVKVDQAGNKLMDSPYEINPAGYTIHSAVHEVRHDVACVLHTHTAAGVAVSAQKQGILPISQQSLFVLSSLAYHAYEGVALNHEEKARLQADLGENNFLMLHNHGLLTCGGTIADTFLMMFTFQRACEIQVLAQNGGAELIAIEPQILAGAKAMIAGVTKSAQGMGGALAWPALLRKLDKQAPGYKL
- a CDS encoding alpha/beta fold hydrolase; this encodes MALAEIPLRVWRKRSQTFVFRDQTIRYWAAGQGEPLLLIHGFPTASWDWHYLWQPLAQRYRVIACDMLGFGDSAKPVNHDYSLLEQADLQQALLAHLNVEHPVHVLAHDYGDSVAQELLARHYEARADIASCVFLNGGLFPETHRPVLMQKLLLSPLGWMIGRAFTRDALVKSFQQVFGPKTRPTESELDDFWSLVDSNRGQRIMHKLISYIPQRRVQRERWVSAMQRGEVPLRVIDGEVDPVSGAHMVARYRQLIPDPDTVLLPEIGHYPQIEAPAQVLEHYLEFRDQLISPPLKLACS
- the folE gene encoding GTP cyclohydrolase I FolE, with product MTLFLPQNTLSQSYREILIGLGENPDREGLQDTPVRAAKAMQYLCHGYEQSVEEIVNGALFASDNDEMIIVDNIELYSLCEHHMLPFIGKAHVAYIPTGKVLGLSKIARLVDMFARRLQIQENLTRQIADAVQQVTDAAGVAVVIEAQHMCMMMRGVEKQNSTMNTSVMLGAFRESSNTRQEFLQLIGRSK
- a CDS encoding PAS domain-containing protein, encoding MINASLLHMVIDASNDGIVIAEKEGEQDNILIYVNPAFERLTGYSSEEILYQDCRFLQAGDRDQAALASIRQALGSGGSCREILRNYRKDGTPFWNELSLSTVKNPHDGQTYFVGVQKDVTVQVKAQQRVAQLEAQLAEAQAEIVALKATNGSNQSAN
- the folX gene encoding dihydroneopterin triphosphate 2'-epimerase; this encodes MPQLQPGMARIRVKDLCLRTFIGINEDEILNKQDVLINLTILYAAQDAVRDNDIDHALNYRTITKAIIAHVEGNRFALLERLTQELLDLIMVNESVLYAEVEVDKPHALRFAESVSITLAASR
- a CDS encoding antibiotic biosynthesis monooxygenase, producing MSTSPVTLMVARRVANGRYQDLMAWLREGEQLATDFPGYLGSGVLAPPPDDDEFQIIFRFADEQTMHAWEHSASRTAWLGRGSDLFANPSEHRVSGIDGWFGAVGQRPPRWKQAVAIWLAFFPVSLLFNFVLGPLLAETGLLTRVFVSTLCLTPLMVYFFIPLSTRLLAGWLHTPPQRPLPGEPSTQNQ
- a CDS encoding flavodoxin, whose translation is MKVAILSGSVYGTAEEVARHAASILNAAGFEIWHNPRATLADVLAFGPEAFLAVTSTTGMGELPDNLQPLYFAIRDQLPAAWRGLPGAVIGLGDSSYGDTFCGGGEQMRELFGELGVREVLPMLRLDASETVTPETDAEPWLAELVSVLRG
- a CDS encoding amino acid ABC transporter permease, which encodes MYHDNIIYKKKSNDPQFLLGVAVVLFLGSYLMNLGNSALSHFLHPLLGNAPDGLTARNIAIGLAIATLGTLNFHVLGRLKFKVQTTVVWIELLILFLAFFDTFDLSYSFILDKIGFLIIQGAATTLYISAIAIVIAFVLALIGAVAKLSNNGLANAIASFYTSFFRGVPLLIQIYLIYLGLPQLGYVVDAVPAGILALSLCYGAYMTEIFRAGIQSIPVGQWEASRALGINPFKTLSRVIMPQALRVIIPPTGNQFIAMLKDSSLVSVIGVWELMYLAKTQGRADFRHLEMLITAAMIYWALSFILERVQARIEKRVNRSIARG
- the folM gene encoding dihydromonapterin reductase produces the protein MTSTAAPILITGAGQRVGLHCAQRLLEDGHPVIFSYRSERPGVQALRDLGATAVFADFSSETGILAFIGELKNHTDSLRAIVHNASEWLAETPGTEAAAFTQMFSVHMLAPYLINLHCADLLKRSSPADIVHISDDVTRRGSSKHIGYCASKAGLDSLTLSFAAKYAPGIKVNGIAPALLLFNPDDDAAYRARVLAKSALGIEPGSEVIYQSLRYLLDNPYVTGTTLTVNGGRHVK
- a CDS encoding SDR family oxidoreductase, yielding MNESVRFEDKVVIVTGAGGGLGRAHALLFAKQGAKVLVNDLGGSAQGEGANASAADRVVAQIREAGGTAEANHDSVTDGDKIVQNALDTFGRVDVVVNNAGILRDKTFHKMDDSDWDLVYRVHVEGAYKVTRAAWPHLREQNYGRVIFTASTSGIYGNFGQSNYGMAKLGLYGLTRTLAIEGRKNNILVNAIAPTGGTRMTEGLIPPQMFEQLKPELVSPLVVYLASEHCQETSGLFEVGGGWMGKVRWERSLGAGFDPRVGFSPEDVAAHWEQICDFEGAAHPKDNIEALKEMMENLQKYS
- a CDS encoding 2-aminoadipate transaminase → MSSENISRSINIVHPVTLSHGKNAEVWDTDGKRYIDFVGGIGVLNLGHCHPRIVEAICEQATRLTHYAFNAAPHVPYLELMDRLTAFIAVDYPVSGMLTNSGAEAAENALKIVRGATGRTAVIAFDGAFHGRTLATLNLNGKVAPYKQKVGVLPGPVFHLPFPSKDNDVTCAEALKAMERLFSVEIDVDDVACFIVEPVQGEAGFLAMDVEFAQALRRFCDDKGILLIADEIQSGFGRTGQRFAFSRLGIEPDLILLGKSIAGGVPLGAVVGRKSLLDNLPKGGLGGTYSGNPIACAAALATLDEMTDTHLHAWGTQQEEAIVSRYESWRARELSPYLGRLTGVGAMRGIELINTDGTPASAQLTQLLALARDSGLLLMPSGKSRHIIRLLAPLTTEAAVLEEGLDILEACLAKLS